The following proteins are encoded in a genomic region of Candidatus Eisenbacteria bacterium:
- a CDS encoding CDP-alcohol phosphatidyltransferase family protein — MFAEDLLRDVRRAGFAPTAIATYVRRIGARAVGRLPRNVELVRSVAATALVLFAIQFCGALLLSWAFGRRTGVSYLISSSAVLLFVSFWILTHLGLMHATRDDRPMRRIPFPVALTMLRLVSIPAIVLLIRDGAWPVVVWLYAASASTDVIDGVMARAFGSESRIGSVLDPLVDIAFNSSVFVALASARELPWWVAGLMLGRYALLVAGTFYLYVFRGPVRIQPTAFGKLTGVLTTVLLGLLLLGLASWSDATRGRLKEVFDVGLGVLAFATIIQVVFIGLANQKALEREPAAEEAPRAGKVVGDVRWPRG; from the coding sequence GTGTTCGCCGAGGACCTGCTCCGCGACGTGAGGCGCGCGGGCTTCGCGCCCACCGCGATCGCGACGTACGTGCGGAGGATCGGCGCCCGCGCCGTGGGCCGGCTGCCCCGGAACGTGGAGCTCGTCCGCTCGGTCGCCGCGACCGCCCTGGTCCTCTTCGCGATCCAATTCTGCGGCGCGCTCCTCCTCTCGTGGGCGTTCGGCAGGAGGACCGGCGTCTCGTACCTGATCTCCTCGAGCGCGGTCCTGCTCTTTGTTTCGTTCTGGATCCTGACCCATCTCGGGCTGATGCACGCGACGCGGGACGACCGGCCGATGCGCCGGATTCCGTTCCCGGTGGCGCTGACCATGCTCCGGTTGGTGTCGATTCCGGCGATCGTGCTCTTGATCCGCGACGGCGCCTGGCCCGTCGTCGTGTGGCTCTACGCCGCGAGCGCCTCGACGGACGTCATCGACGGCGTGATGGCGCGCGCGTTCGGATCGGAGTCCCGAATCGGATCGGTCCTCGACCCGCTCGTCGACATCGCCTTCAACTCGTCGGTCTTCGTCGCGCTCGCCTCCGCGCGCGAGCTCCCGTGGTGGGTCGCGGGGCTGATGCTCGGCCGCTACGCGCTGCTCGTCGCCGGCACGTTCTATCTCTACGTCTTCCGCGGCCCGGTACGCATCCAGCCGACCGCGTTCGGAAAACTGACGGGCGTGCTGACGACGGTGCTGCTCGGGCTCCTCCTCCTCGGGCTCGCGTCCTGGAGTGACGCGACGCGGGGCCGCCTGAAGGAGGTCTTCGACGTGGGCTTGGGGGTTCTGGCGTTCGCCACCATCATCCAGGTCGTCTTCATCGGGCTCGCGAACCAGAAGGCGCTCGAGCGGGAGCCGGCCGCGGAGGAAGCGCCCCGAGCCGGTAAGGTCGTCGGGGACGTGCGCTGGCCAAGAGGGTAA
- a CDS encoding T9SS type A sorting domain-containing protein has protein sequence MRLTAGLVFARFCRHRSGVACLVAAALGLAFSSAPAIAGPGSGTATIAGSSAVVAGASGTWAITYVAAENFGALLGGQITIEIPSGWTAPQSSDSSSAGYVRPEPPDHVTLLSTSGQTITVQLGALPATPFLAGDSVTVVYGWGGGAAAAVADSVAPATATFTVTSDPLQSGSPAPIASSPTLAVAPDSVTHVRVVDPAMTPVGVFTRSADEDTTRLLLLGYDRFDNPARLVTGVWTVTGGIGTASPATGTGTVLTLTGAATGYAVGDSGVWADSTGLITVTHGAYAGLLMNADVIATAGAPLGGNVTAVDADGNGITTGPGSSASILFAAYADSLGGAAADPNFVSSAATLSGGTWNSTLTARRAGTFWLAARDTTAGFETSPRRRIDVAPAAADHITARPDTLHLVAGVMDTVTVLVFDLYGNRAPVPANETLTLWTDRIVGRFYDSFGSIVYEGILAAGADSVDFRYRDTQAGAGVGRLRAIDANGSGPSLGAAAASVVTSPNVPLGFFTVQAAPDTLVADGVDSSLVTSEAVRDGYGNVVAAGERFTAFGTLVAPITDVDPGTPGAQWVAAADGTVSGWVGAGLVKGAGLDSIASERGGANGKVAIRLIAGAPAGAIALVASPDSLAADSVATRALGAAGLHDANGSAVENGEPFTVSTTLGSIASPDQDGATPGIQVRASGGAISFTLFGGDSIGTATVSAASARGTAAGSVNVRLVPGATSAAKSSVAATTPAPVGGVGSTVAVTLHDSQGHPIAGVPSDSISVGVSGVSATVTPQGASTDGAGLIELRATATVAAPGTVSVTVRGVTLADSPTIVFQPGPLDHYALAGPAGPLTAGTADALQVGARDSFNNSIPGLSGVVLRPTVLGGGATVPDSATIAGGLAAVPFTPTAAAPLTIQVRDDASRTVTYGPVPVTPGPSFRVIAVAPSADTLAAGDSVAVRARLFDAWGNTVAGGQVVASVVAGGGTVAPAADAADASGFADFMLHAGSTLGTLGLRFLAAGSAAEDSVRADTLQVTVIPAGAVSLRVLPDSLGWIAGAPVRVRVEPLDAFGNVVLADTATIVMRPSGALRWAPAFGALSGGAFVTFASDTIAESVSLAADRVGGGTGSAGPAVVAPAAAASVAIASGDGQTAIVAREVASPLRVRVRDAYGNLTPGASIVFGVAAGNGSVDAIRGGAADSVGVSDGSAVAACEVARLGTVAGVGSDAFRARLLIAPAAQVLFTASASPDTAASLSLSPPSLSLAAGGVANVTATARDLFGNLAPGAAVTFYVGAPSAGTLESLGSTSGGSGSQSGTTGGAGALAVRYRAPATTPAADSIFARGASIAPVGIRATVGAATTASLQVLPDSLGWIAGDPVRVRVRAIDAFGNPVPADTATVGLSSGGSATFTPAFGAMTAGEFVTFARDTLAESVPSLDASRVGGGTGSAGPVTVRPASPAGAIAIAAPRDTLTADGRSSVTVALGPVRDAFGNLVTTGSLVLVSATAASLLAPDASPLPGLDLATASDGRASLVLTAPASAGADTLRAWTRVGAAAGQHAFVYEPPPSLAYTPGTIAPQVVVPGSTYSFRVRVTNTGTGTIQIGTGTTISFGAGAMAYTAALAAPVPLVAGQSDTLRFAAGGVSSMLTPGTYAPALRAVGTDGTGDAFDFYLSLAGGQVHAAGVSAAGVSASPSPVPLGYGALALVFDVTNPTTLAATIDAASLGYTIGAFTTVGVAPSLPAALPAGGTTRLTVTVSVPPSGIPDGTVVGATLTATAGFGGSSVVGSNLTRLSFQVQSAARIVATTGVALPSRYLRARTFGPTVRVSNTGTSTVTLARGTTRLVLEHPGGDLLSTGLNAATAVLGSDSASLVFDSLAVPASVARGRYAARLYLNGTESGQAFADTIPLDPDSVSVLEPPLLSVVGPLSPDSVSAGQTRPLRLRLANGGDVAFDLDPGTMLRLGSPLFTDLSLGVAAALGPGAAIDLDFAGAPLGSPLSPGSAAATLEARGTEDGRFREEAIAAGLLEARPPAAIAFVAGSTVPDTVRAGQSYDLSVAVRNSGGSPITLDPASSRILLTDGVEQVVALGSGAPVALGPGGQATLSFPSAAFPAALASQPYPVTLFLYGSEWGQAESTQVASPQSEILVIEPAAAVQIRPVAAAAPIQAAAGMASVRTWGLELMALVPPGGVTAVHLTTLRLTVLTDGSAAGAPSAALGTIAVRSTTGALLAQSAVGGANPVTLTLSTPLAITAGAESLYVEVGIAGSGAARAVALRVAADTDVLVLEDLTATPVPVRGGGGVAFSPLTSPTLTLFDRAHGYPNPFRAGREDVRLSYLLTQDGAVRVKIYTLLGDLVREIALAAGATGGTRGLNEVPWDGRNGKGELVRPGLYVARIEGSGASEQIKVGVLR, from the coding sequence ATGCGGCTCACGGCGGGCCTCGTGTTCGCTCGATTCTGTCGACACCGCTCGGGCGTTGCTTGCCTCGTCGCGGCCGCGTTGGGCCTCGCCTTCTCTTCGGCCCCCGCGATCGCGGGCCCGGGAAGCGGGACCGCCACGATCGCGGGATCGTCGGCGGTGGTGGCGGGCGCGAGCGGCACCTGGGCGATCACCTACGTCGCGGCCGAGAACTTCGGCGCGCTGTTAGGCGGCCAGATCACGATCGAGATCCCGTCCGGATGGACGGCCCCTCAATCGAGCGATTCCAGCTCCGCCGGCTATGTCCGGCCGGAGCCGCCCGACCATGTCACCCTGCTCTCCACGTCGGGCCAGACCATCACGGTCCAGCTGGGCGCCCTGCCGGCGACGCCGTTCCTGGCGGGCGACTCGGTCACCGTGGTCTACGGCTGGGGCGGAGGCGCCGCCGCGGCCGTGGCCGACAGCGTGGCGCCTGCCACCGCGACGTTCACCGTCACCAGCGACCCGCTTCAATCGGGCTCTCCGGCGCCGATCGCGTCGTCGCCGACGCTCGCGGTGGCTCCCGATTCCGTGACTCACGTGCGCGTGGTCGATCCCGCGATGACTCCCGTCGGGGTCTTCACGCGGAGCGCCGACGAGGACACGACCCGCCTCCTTCTCCTCGGCTACGACCGCTTCGATAACCCGGCGCGCCTCGTCACGGGCGTCTGGACCGTGACCGGTGGCATCGGGACCGCGTCACCCGCCACCGGAACCGGAACGGTCCTCACGCTGACCGGCGCCGCGACGGGCTATGCGGTGGGGGACAGCGGCGTATGGGCCGACTCGACCGGGCTCATCACCGTGACGCACGGCGCGTACGCCGGGCTCCTCATGAACGCCGACGTCATCGCGACCGCGGGGGCGCCGCTCGGCGGGAATGTGACCGCGGTCGACGCCGACGGGAACGGGATCACGACCGGCCCCGGCTCGAGCGCGTCGATTCTCTTCGCTGCGTACGCCGACTCCTTGGGCGGAGCCGCGGCGGACCCGAATTTCGTCTCGTCGGCCGCGACCCTCTCCGGCGGCACGTGGAACTCCACCTTGACGGCGCGCCGCGCGGGGACGTTCTGGCTCGCCGCGCGCGACACGACCGCGGGGTTCGAGACCTCGCCCCGCCGGCGGATCGACGTCGCGCCGGCCGCGGCCGACCACATCACGGCCCGCCCCGACACGCTCCATCTCGTCGCGGGCGTCATGGACACCGTGACGGTCCTCGTCTTCGACCTCTACGGAAACCGCGCGCCCGTGCCGGCGAACGAGACGCTGACGCTCTGGACCGACCGCATCGTCGGACGCTTCTACGATTCGTTCGGCTCGATCGTCTACGAGGGCATCCTCGCCGCGGGGGCCGACTCGGTCGACTTCCGGTACCGGGACACGCAGGCGGGCGCGGGGGTCGGCCGCCTCCGGGCCATCGACGCGAACGGCTCGGGCCCCTCGCTCGGCGCCGCGGCCGCGAGCGTCGTCACCTCGCCGAACGTGCCTCTGGGATTCTTCACGGTCCAGGCCGCGCCGGACACCCTAGTCGCGGACGGCGTCGACTCCTCCCTTGTGACCTCGGAGGCCGTGCGCGACGGGTACGGAAACGTGGTCGCTGCGGGCGAGCGGTTCACCGCGTTCGGCACGCTCGTGGCGCCGATCACGGACGTCGATCCCGGCACTCCGGGCGCGCAGTGGGTCGCGGCCGCGGACGGCACGGTGAGCGGCTGGGTGGGCGCCGGGCTCGTGAAGGGCGCGGGCCTCGACTCGATCGCGTCCGAGCGCGGCGGCGCGAACGGCAAGGTCGCGATCCGGCTGATCGCCGGCGCTCCGGCGGGCGCGATCGCGCTGGTCGCCTCTCCCGACTCGCTCGCGGCCGACAGCGTGGCGACCCGCGCCCTGGGCGCGGCCGGGCTCCACGACGCGAACGGGAGCGCGGTCGAGAACGGCGAGCCGTTCACGGTTTCGACGACCCTCGGCTCGATCGCGTCGCCCGATCAGGATGGGGCGACCCCGGGGATCCAGGTCCGCGCCTCGGGCGGAGCGATCTCGTTCACGCTCTTCGGCGGCGACTCGATCGGGACCGCGACCGTTTCCGCCGCTTCCGCGCGGGGGACCGCGGCGGGGAGCGTCAACGTCCGCCTCGTCCCGGGCGCTACGAGCGCGGCCAAGTCCTCGGTGGCCGCGACGACGCCCGCGCCGGTCGGTGGCGTCGGCAGCACGGTCGCCGTCACGCTCCACGATTCGCAGGGCCATCCGATCGCGGGCGTTCCGTCCGACTCGATCTCGGTCGGCGTCTCCGGCGTCTCGGCGACCGTCACGCCGCAGGGCGCCTCGACCGACGGTGCGGGGCTGATCGAGCTCCGCGCCACCGCGACGGTCGCGGCGCCCGGCACCGTCTCCGTGACCGTGCGCGGCGTGACGCTCGCCGATTCGCCCACGATCGTCTTCCAGCCGGGGCCGCTCGACCACTACGCGCTTGCGGGACCGGCGGGGCCGTTGACCGCGGGCACCGCGGACGCGCTCCAGGTCGGCGCCCGCGATTCCTTCAACAACTCGATCCCGGGCCTCTCGGGCGTCGTCCTCCGTCCCACCGTGCTCGGCGGCGGCGCGACCGTGCCCGACTCGGCCACGATCGCCGGCGGTCTCGCCGCGGTCCCGTTCACGCCGACGGCGGCCGCGCCGCTCACGATCCAGGTGCGGGACGACGCGTCCCGAACGGTCACCTACGGGCCGGTTCCGGTCACGCCGGGTCCGTCCTTCCGCGTGATCGCGGTCGCGCCCTCGGCCGACACCCTCGCCGCGGGCGACTCGGTCGCGGTTCGCGCGCGGCTCTTCGACGCGTGGGGGAACACGGTGGCGGGCGGCCAGGTCGTAGCCTCGGTCGTGGCCGGAGGGGGAACCGTCGCGCCCGCGGCCGACGCGGCCGACGCCTCTGGATTTGCCGACTTCATGCTTCACGCCGGCTCCACGCTGGGCACGCTCGGGCTTCGATTCCTCGCGGCGGGAAGCGCGGCCGAGGACTCGGTCCGCGCCGACACGCTTCAAGTCACCGTGATCCCGGCGGGGGCCGTCTCGCTCCGCGTCCTCCCCGACTCGCTCGGCTGGATCGCGGGCGCCCCGGTGCGCGTGCGGGTGGAGCCGCTCGACGCGTTCGGGAACGTCGTGCTCGCCGACACCGCCACGATCGTAATGCGCCCCAGCGGCGCGCTCCGGTGGGCGCCGGCGTTCGGCGCGCTCTCGGGCGGCGCGTTCGTGACGTTCGCGAGCGATACGATCGCGGAGTCGGTCTCGCTCGCCGCGGACCGCGTGGGCGGGGGCACGGGGAGCGCGGGCCCGGCCGTCGTGGCGCCGGCCGCGGCGGCTTCGGTCGCCATCGCCTCGGGGGACGGTCAGACCGCGATCGTCGCCCGCGAGGTCGCGTCGCCCCTTCGAGTCCGCGTGCGCGACGCGTACGGAAACCTGACCCCGGGCGCCTCGATCGTCTTTGGGGTCGCCGCGGGGAACGGATCCGTGGACGCGATTCGGGGAGGCGCGGCCGATTCCGTCGGGGTGAGCGACGGGTCCGCGGTGGCGGCATGCGAGGTCGCGCGTCTCGGGACGGTCGCCGGCGTGGGGAGCGACGCGTTCCGCGCCCGGCTCCTCATCGCCCCCGCGGCGCAGGTGCTCTTCACCGCCAGCGCGAGCCCGGACACGGCGGCCTCGCTCTCGCTCTCGCCACCGTCGCTCTCGCTCGCCGCGGGCGGCGTGGCGAACGTCACCGCGACGGCGCGCGACCTCTTCGGAAATCTCGCGCCCGGCGCAGCCGTTACGTTCTACGTCGGCGCCCCTTCCGCGGGCACGCTCGAGTCGCTTGGGTCGACGTCGGGCGGAAGCGGCTCGCAGAGCGGCACGACCGGGGGCGCGGGCGCGCTCGCCGTTCGATACCGCGCGCCCGCCACGACACCCGCCGCCGACTCGATCTTCGCCCGCGGCGCGTCGATCGCCCCGGTCGGCATCCGCGCGACCGTCGGCGCGGCCACGACGGCGTCGCTCCAAGTATTGCCCGATTCGCTCGGATGGATCGCCGGCGACCCGGTGCGGGTGCGGGTGCGCGCGATCGACGCGTTCGGGAATCCGGTTCCGGCCGACACCGCGACGGTCGGTCTGTCATCGGGCGGGAGCGCGACCTTCACGCCCGCGTTCGGCGCGATGACGGCCGGCGAGTTCGTGACCTTCGCGCGCGACACGCTCGCGGAGTCCGTCCCGAGCCTCGATGCCTCCCGGGTGGGTGGAGGGACCGGCAGCGCGGGTCCCGTGACGGTGCGGCCGGCGTCGCCCGCGGGCGCGATCGCGATCGCCGCACCGCGCGACACCCTGACCGCCGATGGCCGGAGCTCCGTGACGGTGGCGCTTGGGCCGGTCCGCGACGCGTTCGGAAACTTAGTAACGACGGGCTCGCTCGTTCTCGTGAGCGCTACCGCCGCGTCGCTCCTGGCGCCGGATGCCTCTCCGCTCCCGGGGCTCGATCTGGCGACCGCGTCCGACGGCCGCGCGTCGCTGGTCCTGACCGCCCCGGCCTCGGCGGGGGCCGACACGCTCCGCGCGTGGACGCGGGTGGGGGCCGCCGCCGGGCAGCACGCGTTCGTCTACGAGCCGCCGCCGTCCCTCGCCTACACGCCGGGCACGATCGCGCCGCAGGTCGTCGTTCCAGGATCGACGTACTCATTCCGCGTGCGCGTGACCAACACGGGGACCGGGACGATCCAAATCGGGACGGGGACGACGATCTCGTTCGGAGCGGGGGCGATGGCGTACACCGCCGCGCTCGCCGCGCCGGTCCCGCTGGTCGCGGGGCAGTCCGATACGCTCCGGTTCGCCGCGGGCGGGGTCTCATCGATGCTGACGCCGGGGACCTACGCCCCCGCGCTCCGCGCGGTCGGGACCGACGGGACGGGCGACGCGTTCGACTTCTACCTGAGCCTCGCGGGCGGTCAGGTCCACGCAGCGGGGGTGAGCGCCGCCGGGGTCAGCGCCTCGCCGTCCCCGGTGCCGCTCGGCTACGGCGCCCTGGCCCTGGTCTTCGACGTCACGAACCCCACGACCCTCGCGGCGACAATCGACGCGGCGAGCCTTGGCTACACGATCGGCGCGTTCACCACGGTCGGCGTGGCGCCGTCGCTCCCGGCCGCGCTCCCCGCGGGGGGAACGACGCGCCTCACGGTCACGGTGAGCGTCCCGCCGAGCGGGATCCCCGACGGCACCGTCGTTGGCGCCACCCTCACCGCGACCGCCGGCTTCGGCGGGTCCTCGGTCGTCGGGTCGAACCTGACGCGGCTCTCCTTCCAGGTCCAGTCCGCGGCCCGCATCGTCGCGACGACGGGTGTCGCGCTCCCCTCGCGCTATCTTCGCGCGCGGACGTTCGGTCCCACCGTGCGCGTAAGCAATACGGGTACCTCGACAGTCACGCTCGCGCGCGGCACGACGCGCCTCGTGCTCGAGCACCCGGGCGGAGACCTCCTCTCGACCGGGCTTAACGCCGCGACGGCGGTCCTCGGGAGCGACTCCGCGTCGCTCGTCTTCGACTCGCTCGCGGTGCCCGCTTCCGTCGCGCGCGGGCGCTACGCCGCGCGGCTCTATCTGAACGGCACGGAATCGGGACAGGCCTTCGCCGACACGATCCCGCTCGATCCCGACAGCGTCTCGGTGCTCGAGCCGCCGCTTCTCTCCGTGGTCGGACCGCTCTCGCCCGATTCCGTGAGCGCGGGGCAGACGCGCCCGCTTCGACTTCGCCTCGCGAACGGCGGCGACGTGGCCTTCGACCTGGATCCCGGGACGATGCTCCGGCTGGGCTCGCCGCTCTTCACCGATCTCTCGCTCGGCGTGGCGGCGGCGCTTGGGCCCGGCGCGGCGATCGATCTCGACTTCGCCGGCGCGCCGCTCGGGTCGCCGCTCTCGCCGGGGAGCGCCGCGGCCACGCTCGAGGCGCGCGGAACCGAGGACGGCCGCTTCCGCGAGGAGGCGATCGCCGCGGGCCTGCTCGAGGCGCGTCCGCCGGCCGCGATCGCGTTCGTCGCGGGCTCGACCGTTCCCGACACCGTTCGCGCGGGGCAGTCGTACGACCTCTCGGTCGCGGTGCGGAACAGCGGGGGCTCCCCGATCACGCTCGATCCCGCGTCATCGCGAATCCTGCTTACGGACGGTGTCGAGCAGGTGGTCGCGTTGGGCTCGGGAGCGCCCGTGGCTCTCGGCCCTGGCGGCCAGGCGACGCTCTCCTTCCCCAGCGCCGCGTTCCCGGCCGCGCTCGCGAGCCAGCCGTACCCCGTGACGCTCTTCCTCTACGGGAGCGAGTGGGGCCAGGCGGAGAGCACGCAGGTCGCGTCGCCCCAATCCGAGATTCTGGTGATCGAGCCGGCGGCCGCGGTCCAGATCCGCCCCGTGGCTGCCGCCGCGCCGATCCAGGCAGCCGCCGGCATGGCCTCGGTACGGACCTGGGGGCTCGAGCTCATGGCGCTTGTTCCTCCCGGCGGCGTCACCGCCGTCCACCTGACGACGCTCCGGCTCACGGTGCTCACCGACGGGAGCGCCGCCGGCGCCCCTTCGGCTGCTCTCGGCACGATCGCGGTCCGCTCGACGACGGGCGCGCTCCTCGCGCAATCGGCCGTCGGGGGCGCCAATCCGGTTACGCTCACGCTCTCCACGCCCCTCGCGATTACCGCGGGGGCCGAGTCGCTCTACGTGGAGGTCGGGATCGCCGGCTCGGGCGCGGCCCGCGCGGTGGCGCTCCGCGTCGCGGCGGACACCGACGTTCTGGTGCTG